Within Alteromonas sp. LMIT006, the genomic segment GAAACACAAATAGAAATGTTCAAAAATCATCTCACTGAGTTCGATTATATATTAACTTCACATGAACAAAGTGAAGATCAGCCGCGGATTGCTTTTTTTGGCGAACATGCATCTCCATATATACGTATGAGTCAGAAAACGCCGAAAGAACAGGCTAATCCAGAACATCAGCCAAGAGATTTTTCAAACTCTAGCTCAGGACTTTTTGCAGGCGAGCCCACCGACAAAGCAAAATAAATCTGAACTATTCATCTTGGCCTCGAGTCTGTTGTTAGGCATTTAACCCAAAACAATAGGAGAACGGTTAAGATGAATAAAAGGTTGCGAACAGCCTGTTTGACAGGCGTGCTTACTGCCCTGACCCTTGCCCCCATTAGCCAAGCCACAGCGGTTGGTTTGCCTTTTTTTGGCGATAATAAACAAACGCCATCACTTGCGCCCATGCTTGAACAAACCATGCCGGCCGTGGTGAGTATAAAAGTCGCCGGGACACAAACTTCTAAACAACAAATTCCAGAGCCATTTCGCAAGTTTTTTGGTGCGCCACAAGCGACCGAGCGCCCGTTTCGATCATTGGGTTCTGGGGTTATTATTAACGCCAATGAAGGCTATATTGTTACCAACGCCCATGTGGTAGCAGAGGCCGATGAGATTGTGGTTACGCTCAATGACGGACGAGAGTTTACGGCAAGTAAAGTTGGTTCCGATGAGCAATCGGATATCGCTCTAATTCAAATCGAAGGCGAAAATTTGTCTGAAATCCAAATAGCGGATTCGGATAATCTACGCGTAGGTGATTTTGTTGTCGCCATTGGTAATCCATTTGGTTTATCGGCGACTGTCACATCTGGTATCGTCAGCGCATTAGGACGAACCGGCATCAACCGCGGAGGGTTAGAAGATTTTATTCAAACCGACGCAGCCATCAATCGCGGCAATTCTGGCGGGGCTTTGATTAACCTCAAGGGCGAACTCGTTGGCATCAATGCGGCGATTTTTTCTACCGATCAGAACGGCGGTAACGTCGGCATTGGCTTTGCTATTCCTTCTAAAATGATGCAAAACTTGGTCAACCAAATGATTGAATTTGGTGAGGTTCGTCGCGGCTTGTTGGGCATCGCTGGCAATGATGTAGATGCGGGCTTGGCCGAAGCGTTTGCCTCCACAGTGAGTAAAGGTGCCTTTGTTGCCGAAGTCACGCCAGACTCTGCCGCGAGCAAAGCGGATATTCAACCTGGTGATATTATTACTCGTGTTGACAACGATGTTATTGAAAGCTTTGCCGAGCTTCGCGCCAAAGTGGCTAGTATGGGTGCTGGCGCCGAAGTGACCCTAGGTATTATACGCAAAGGTGAAGAGCTTGATATCACTGTCGTGTTAGGGGATGCAGGCACTGTGACCATGACGGCCGCAGAAATTCATCCTGCATTTGCTGGCGCGACTTTTGAAAATGGCACTGATTTAGCCGGTAATCGAGGCGTTGAAGTCACGGATATTGAGCCACGCTCACCAGCTGTACAGCTAGGCTTGAAGCAAAATGATGTGATCATCGGCGTGAACCGCCAACGAGTCAACAATGTTCAAGAATTGCAGGAACGCATGGAAGACAGCAAAGATAATGTCATTGCACTGAACATCCGTCGCGGTAACGCCACCTTGTTTGTCATTATTCGCTAGACAACAGATGACGTAAATTAACGTGGCGCATTTTGCCAATCAACGACAAAATGCGCCTTTTGTTATTTAGCCTTTCACATGGCATAATTAACCCATAATAAATCTAAAACGAAGTTCATGGCGATTCAGCGTTTAGCAATCTTTTTTTTACGTTCTATGGTAATTGGCAGCATTGTTGCGGTCTTAATTTTGTTACTGGTGCCTGAATTGCGCCACGGCAGTGGCATTGATATTCGTAATTTGTTCAACGCAGAGACGACACCCAAACGCGCCAGCTATTACGATGCGATTTCTCGTTCAGCTCCTTCTGTTGTCAATATTTATTCAGTCAGTATCGAGTCCAATGGCTTTTTGAGCAATAGCTCTAGAGAACGAACGAATCTGGGGTCTGGGGTGATCATGACGAACGACGGGTACATTTTGACCTGCCATCACGTGATCAACGGCGCAGCATCTATATTCATCGCATTACAAGACAGTCGTTTGTTTGAAGCCCAAATTGTCGGATATGATTTGTTTACTGATTTAGCGGTACTCAAAATCAACGCGGATAATCTCATTCCTATTCCACAATACCTCGATCCACAAATTAAAGTGGGCGATGTCGTGATGGCAATTGGTAATCCCTACAACCTTGGACAAACCATAACCCACGGTATCATCAGCCGAACTGGTCGCAATGGATTGGCAAATTATGTTGATTTTATCCAAACTGACGCAGTACTCAATCAAGGTAATTCAGGTGGTGCATTGGTTGACTCGGAAGGCTATTTGCTCGGCATCACCAATGCCAATTTTCG encodes:
- a CDS encoding DUF1043 family protein translates to MQDIFIYASLLIVGVIVGVVITKIAVKDNNDSAAATQKEQATAMTHAQLREQLVVANQTLEEFETQIEMFKNHLTEFDYILTSHEQSEDQPRIAFFGEHASPYIRMSQKTPKEQANPEHQPRDFSNSSSGLFAGEPTDKAK
- a CDS encoding DegQ family serine endoprotease, producing MNKRLRTACLTGVLTALTLAPISQATAVGLPFFGDNKQTPSLAPMLEQTMPAVVSIKVAGTQTSKQQIPEPFRKFFGAPQATERPFRSLGSGVIINANEGYIVTNAHVVAEADEIVVTLNDGREFTASKVGSDEQSDIALIQIEGENLSEIQIADSDNLRVGDFVVAIGNPFGLSATVTSGIVSALGRTGINRGGLEDFIQTDAAINRGNSGGALINLKGELVGINAAIFSTDQNGGNVGIGFAIPSKMMQNLVNQMIEFGEVRRGLLGIAGNDVDAGLAEAFASTVSKGAFVAEVTPDSAASKADIQPGDIITRVDNDVIESFAELRAKVASMGAGAEVTLGIIRKGEELDITVVLGDAGTVTMTAAEIHPAFAGATFENGTDLAGNRGVEVTDIEPRSPAVQLGLKQNDVIIGVNRQRVNNVQELQERMEDSKDNVIALNIRRGNATLFVIIR
- a CDS encoding trypsin-like peptidase domain-containing protein — protein: MAIQRLAIFFLRSMVIGSIVAVLILLLVPELRHGSGIDIRNLFNAETTPKRASYYDAISRSAPSVVNIYSVSIESNGFLSNSSRERTNLGSGVIMTNDGYILTCHHVINGAASIFIALQDSRLFEAQIVGYDLFTDLAVLKINADNLIPIPQYLDPQIKVGDVVMAIGNPYNLGQTITHGIISRTGRNGLANYVDFIQTDAVLNQGNSGGALVDSEGYLLGITNANFRTLDAQRRVLNVDGVNFAVPYPLALRVMQELISNGKVTRGQLGFSGNEFAGQEGIMITNVSPNSPADLAGLQVGDVLLAIDNERITSASKALDMIAETPPGTLLQLSILRDDSPLLIQVTVGELQAVTR